A single region of the Ziziphus jujuba cultivar Dongzao chromosome 10, ASM3175591v1 genome encodes:
- the LOC107411275 gene encoding uncharacterized protein LOC107411275 isoform X3 — protein MESDLSLIEIAGEDDSLLQQIPNDDVSTLNSSQRSNYSDYFLCSPLQLPRSKSTAEGKIVNGDPEKTSSSCTDSINIEKNNSSKAEAPKLSVERQQMKRKKKGGGYNLRKSLAWDSAFFIEEGFLNSEELSMISGDCGKSSGNMLSVIEEEGPNCSNDSSDLQALEENLFEELPAISSSKERRTGVGLLTKHDSSPTVKRKVLSAHDVNTSGSKRSGCPRPVASSSLKRPANSNTTKAATKDPKISKLPVLKPYPGAVSRIPKSVIPCASGSKAINIQKNSRLKASSNNSRNVLNNAKPVPAGKPLTTKTSLGQARRNVASSVKRLSTDLKLSPVTIANNSLEVTSDPSFPSARFVSKADDGSSNPPLTSAQYASKADDGSRKNATSLPKNACYTGVNMQRVQPQIAKPSGLRMPSPSLGFFGQPKAPSLHNPLNRNSQPCNLPKSTVPAAQNPIHELRPPLVPQKIPKVVNGGATAVNVKVPCSNSGSSVPSTVNAALIEHIELLSQGTDIPKVEKMVQHDQNSYEAIKNQNTLRRVVDMDHQLVEPAEPRISETTSQMEDKELQRTDKNCEVGLSDENQMLQTSNEDLLNKSLGPEELHSFSCAEVVDVCSKVQDSSASEIENSNASSHLQFIEKEKDDNRAVDEVKTKSHAGGPSLDGSITVAISNSNLKTSMDVNEKYKHLESLNTPITGEQGSAVDASNLDDCLASANNFYSEESTDKTVPHCVEYAEPDGIGTSKSESKHFGAPCLIPLAMLDHGSNLDKLDSHTPDDTTGGSEQGVENYNLDSQFLHDIEHHEHSTYMELENVDEDQLTGAEKPKDVEVICQKSGHSNGGELKNPFSTCEDLENKEVNLLVENSCPNPKLQPEGEFCPFHEDNPKDQIVTFRGIMNVGKHHEEQGKVIVSCFSEIDRIAYREKQSIEVQDLLAEDSEYLEESHKLNRGNSADVNSSGVEIADGLSVYEHMEQASKENDGVIGDAFVQACNGSSLVDSCNSDKSSGVNSQYLVVDKKNKQSGNCELQKSGYGIEQIYTDNVPGFYLNATLVANNSSGEFKDENVSAFEQFDGRGDDNALVASVMQDGNLDVNKEAENLEMVIAVTDSIKIEPPIETMQCSAQPQHRHENELSSQVTSLEFDLSSKVNSNQISRDPLTFNTMSFSSLDEESVSSVMGEKTSLSARILGSYDISVLTDKILPNEAENILSRNSHTINSELQHELGNTIPTDDISAGAKGKSGNDKKQDSRLIKPPSNAVPFSDEWLAAFEAAGEEILTTKSGAVQHSPPDKSQPEPGPWSPVKRKNTQVIGPFDCTKYSNITNIPPSRH, from the exons ATGGAGTCCGACCTCTCACTCATCGAAATCGCTGGTGAAGACGATTCCCTGCTGCAACAGATCCCTAACGACGACGTTTCCACCCTTAACTCCAGTCAACGATCCAACTACAGCGACTATTTTTTGTGCTCGCCTCTCCAACTTCCCAGATCCAAGTCAACTG CAGAAGGTAAGATAGTGAATGGGGATCCAGAGAAAACTAGTTCATCCTGTACAGATAGTATAAACATAGAGAAAAATAATTCAAGTAAAGCAGAAGCACCGAAACTCAGCGTTGAACGCCAAcaaatgaagaggaaaaaaaagggtGGAGGGTACAATTTGCGGAAAAGCTTAGCATGGGACAGTGCTTTCTTCATTGAAGAAG GTTTTCTGAATTCGGAAGAGTTATCTATGATTAGTGGGGATTGTGGCAAGTCTAGTGGGAATATGTTGTCAGTTATTGAGGAAGAAGGACCGAACTGCAGTAACGATTCATCAGATCTGCAGGCACTTGAAGAAAATTTATTCGAGGAATTGCCAGCAATTTCTTCTAGCAAAGAGAGGAGAACTGGTGTTGGTTTATTAACAAAGCATGACTCGTCTCCCACG GTCAAACGCAAGGTTCTATCAGCCCATGATGTCAATACAAGTGGCTCAAAACGCAGTGGCTGTCCGCGGCCTGTGGCTTCTTCTTC TTTGAAGAGGCCTGCAAATTCAAACACAACAAAAGCAGCAACAAAAGATCCAAAAATTTCCAAGTTACCAGTTCTAAAGCCTTATCCTGGTGCTGTCTCTAGGATTCCCAAGAGTGTTATACCATGTGCAAGTGGATCAAAGG CAATCAATATTCAGAAAAATTCTCGATTAAAAGCCTCCTCAAACAATAGCAGGAATGTCCTGAATAATGCAAAACCTGTTCCTGCTGGCAAACCTTTAACTACTAAAACCTCTCTTGGACAAGCTAGAAGAAATGTG GCCAGCTCAGTTAAACGTTTGTCAACCGATTTAAAGTTGTCACCGGTTACCATTGCAAATAATAGCTTAGAGGTGACATCCGATCCATCATTTCCTTCTGCTCGATTTGTATCAAAAGCTGATGATGGATCCAGCAATCCACCACTTACTTCTGCTCAATATGCATCAAAAGCTGATGATGGATCCAGAAAAAATGCAACTTCTCTCCCCAAAAATGCATGCTATACTGGTGTTAATATGCAACGTGTTCAACCCCAAATAGCAAAACCATCAGGTTTACGGATGCCGTCTCCATCTCTGGGATTCTTTGGTCAG CCAAAAGCTCCCTCTTTGCATAATCCATTGAACAGGAATTCTCAACCATGCAATCTTCCTAAGTCCACTGTTCCTGCTGCTCAAAATCCTATTCACGAGTTGAGACCTCCGCTTGTTCCTCAGAAGATACCAAAAGTAGTCAATGGTGGGGCAACAGCGGTAAATGTCAAGGTCCCATGCTCAAACTCCGGATCCTCAGTTCCTTCCACTGTTAACGCTGCTTTAATTGAACATATCGAATTATTATCTCAAGGAACTGATATACCTAAAGTGGAAAAAATGGTTCAACATGACCAGAATAGTTATGAAGCAATAAAGAACCAGAACACGTTGCGTAGAGTGGTTGATATGGACCACCAACTCGTGGAACCAGCAGAGCCACGTATCAGTGAAACGACTTCTCAAATGGAAGACAAAGAATTGCAGAGGACTGATAAAAATTGTGAAGTTGGTCTTTCCGATGAGAACCAGATGCTACAGACCAGCAATGAGGATTTGTTGAATAAAAGTCTTGGTCCGGAAGAGCTCCATAGTTTCAGCTGTGCAGAGGTTGTGGATGTCTGTTCAAAAGTTCAAGACTCAAGTGCATCtgaaattgaaaattcaaaTGCTTCCTCTCATCTTCAGTTCATAGAGAAGGAAAAAGATGATAATAGAGCGGTTGATGAAGTGAAAACAAAATCACATGCAGGAGGGCCGTCTTTAGATGGAAGTATTACTGTTGCAATCAGCAACAGTAATCTGAAAACCTCGATGGATgtgaatgaaaaatataaacaccTGGAGTCTTTAAATACCCCTATTACTGGAGAACAAGGTTCTGCAGTTGATGCGTCAAACTTGGATGATTGCTTAGCAAGTGCAAATAATTTCTATTCAGAGGAATCAACAGATAAAACTGTTCCCCATTGTGTTGAGTATGCTGAACCAGATGGAATTGGTACTTCTAAAAGTGAATCGAAACATTTTGGTGCTCCTTGTCTGATACCTCTAGCTATGCTGGATCATGGATCTAATTTGGATAAATTGGACAGCCATACGCCAGATGATACTACCGGAGGTAGCGAACAAGGGGTTGAAAATTACAATCTTGATTCTCAGTTTCTGCATGATATTGAGCATCATGAACATTCTACTTACATGGAATTGGAAAATGTGGATGAAGATCAACTAACAGGTGCAGAAAAGCCTAAAGATGTTGAAGTCATTTGTCAGAAAAGTGGACACTCTAATGGGGGTGAACTGAAAAATCCCTTTTCCACATGTGAGGATTTAGAGAACAAAGAAGTCAATTTATTAGTTGAAAATTCTTGCCCTAATCCAAAATTACAGCCTGAAGGTGAATTTTGTCCTTTTCACGAGGATAATCCAAAAGATCAAATTGTTACGTTCAGAGGTATAATGAATGTTGGCAAACACCATGAGGAACAAGGTAAGGTGATTGTGTCTTGCTTTTCTGAAATTGATAGAATAGCTTATAGGGAGAAACAGAGCATTGAAGTCCAGGACTTGTTGGCTGAAGATAGCGAATATCTTGAAGAGTCTCATAAATTAAACAGGGGAAACAGTGCAGATGTCAACTCTAGTGGAGTAGAAATTGCTGATGGCCTATCTGTATATGAACACATGGAACAAGCAAGCAAAGAAAATGATGGTGTTATTGGAGATGCATTTGTGCAGGCTTGCAATGGCAGTTCTTTGGTTGACAGTTGTAATAGTGACAAATCTTCGGGAGTGAATAGCCAATATTTGGTTGTTGATAAGAAGAACAAGCAATCTGGAAACTGTGAGCTTCAAAAGTCAGGCTATGGAATTGAACAAATTTACACAGATAATGTTCCTGGATTTTATTTGAATGCTACTCTAGTTGCAAACAACAGTTCTGGAGAATTCAAGGACGAAAATGTGTCTGCTTTTGAACAATTTGATGGTCGTGGAGATGATAATGCCCTGGTAGCATCTGTAATGCAAGATGGCAACCTTGATGTGAATAAAGAAGCTGAAAACTTAGAAATGGTAATTGCAGTTACTGATTCGATTAAGATTGAGCCACCAATTGAAACTATGCAGTGTTCTGCACAGCCACAGCACAGGCATGAAAATGAGCTCAGCAGTCAAGTCACTTCTCTGGAGTTTGATTTATCTTCAAAAGTAAACAGTAACCAAATATCAAGGGATCCTTTGACATTTAATACCATGTCATTTTCTTCTTTGGATGAAGAATCGGTATCATCTGTTATGGGGGAGAAGACATCATTAAGTGCAAGAATCCTCGGTAGTTATGACATTAGTGTATTGACGGATAAAATACTTCCAAACGAAGCTGAAAATATTCTCTCTCGAAACAGTCATACAATTAACAGTGAACTGCAACATGAGTTAGGAAATACCATTCCCACAGATGATATAAGTGCAGGGGCAAAGGG GAAATCTGGGAATGATAAGAAGCAAGATAGTCGTCTAATAAAGCCTCCATCAAATGCTGTTCCATTCTCAGATGAATGGTTAGCAGCATTTGAGGCTGCAGGGGAG GAAATTTTAACTACGAAAAGTGGAGCTGTACAACATTCACCGCCAGACAAATCTCAACCTGAACCAGGTCCATGGTCACCG